The following proteins are co-located in the Paludibaculum fermentans genome:
- a CDS encoding zinc-dependent metalloprotease has protein sequence MRFLALALTVLPILTAAPPAVPKNLRVDGFVPYYWQEAEGKLWLEVGRWGQDFLYYTSLPAGIGSNDIGLDRGQLGGSFVARWERSGNKVLLVAANTDYRADSRDPAERQAVKDSFAESVIWGFEAAVQDDGRVLVDATAFFLRDAHGIGETLQAQKQGSYHLDSSRSAFYLARTKNFPKNTEVEATITFTGGPAGRFLRSVTPTGGAVTVRMHHSFVELPDLTFQKREFDPRSGFFDMTYVDYATPVSEPVARHFTPRHRLEKKDPTAAVSEAVKPIVYYLDPGAPEPIRGALLEGARWWSQAFEAAGYRNAFRVEMLPEGADPMDVRYNVIQWVHRSTRGWSYGSSVSDPRTGEILKGHVTLGSLRVRQDFLIAESLLAPYATAGTDPRMLEMSLARLRQLAAHEVGHTLGLGHNYIASAHDRASVMDYPHPWVTLKNGQPDLSDAYAKGIGEWDKVAITWGYSQFNPGTDEKKALNGIIDAARQRGLTFLTDQDARPAGSAHPETHLWDSGANAVDELNRWMGVRAAALARFGENNIRTGAPLALLEDVLVPLYLSHRYQVEAAVKSVAGLRYSYTLRGDGQTPTQIVAAAEQRRALEAVLATIQPEVLTLPEAVIKLIPPRPAGFDRTRELFRHRTGLTFDPVAAAESAADMTIDLVVNPQRAARLVEYHARDAALPGLAEVLDRLFAVTWKVPEKPGLAGEVQHAVQYVALRNVMNLAVDDEASGQVRAVTLLEIRKLKNWLRARPGSANAAFGLSEIAAFEKDPKQMKLPKAPEPPPGMPIGMAALSCDWE, from the coding sequence ATGCGCTTCCTCGCTCTGGCCCTCACTGTGCTCCCCATCCTGACCGCGGCGCCGCCCGCCGTCCCGAAGAATCTGCGCGTCGACGGCTTTGTTCCGTACTACTGGCAGGAAGCGGAGGGCAAGTTGTGGCTGGAAGTGGGGCGTTGGGGGCAGGATTTTCTGTACTATACGTCGCTGCCTGCCGGCATCGGGTCCAACGATATCGGCCTGGATCGCGGCCAATTGGGCGGCAGCTTCGTCGCGCGCTGGGAGCGCAGCGGCAACAAGGTGCTGCTGGTTGCGGCGAATACGGACTATCGCGCCGATTCGCGCGATCCGGCGGAGCGTCAGGCCGTGAAGGATAGCTTCGCCGAGAGTGTCATCTGGGGCTTCGAAGCCGCTGTCCAGGACGATGGCCGCGTGCTGGTCGACGCCACGGCGTTCTTCCTGCGCGACGCGCACGGCATAGGCGAGACGCTGCAGGCGCAGAAACAGGGCTCCTATCATCTCGACTCCTCGCGTAGCGCGTTCTACCTGGCGCGCACGAAGAACTTTCCCAAAAACACAGAAGTGGAGGCAACCATCACGTTCACCGGCGGGCCGGCCGGCCGGTTTCTGCGCTCCGTCACTCCTACGGGCGGCGCCGTCACGGTGCGGATGCACCACAGCTTCGTCGAACTGCCGGATCTGACCTTCCAGAAACGTGAGTTTGACCCACGCTCCGGCTTCTTCGACATGACGTATGTGGACTACGCGACGCCCGTGTCTGAGCCCGTCGCCAGGCACTTCACTCCCCGGCACCGGCTGGAGAAGAAGGATCCCACCGCCGCTGTCAGCGAGGCCGTGAAACCCATCGTGTACTACCTCGATCCTGGTGCGCCGGAGCCCATCCGCGGAGCCCTGCTCGAAGGCGCGCGCTGGTGGTCCCAGGCTTTTGAAGCGGCCGGCTACCGCAACGCGTTCCGGGTGGAGATGCTGCCCGAGGGCGCCGATCCGATGGATGTGCGGTACAACGTGATCCAGTGGGTGCACCGGTCGACGCGCGGTTGGTCGTATGGCTCCAGCGTGAGCGATCCGCGTACGGGCGAGATTCTCAAAGGCCACGTCACTTTGGGTTCGTTACGCGTCCGGCAGGACTTTCTCATCGCGGAATCGCTGCTGGCTCCCTATGCCACCGCGGGGACGGATCCGCGCATGCTGGAGATGTCCCTCGCCCGGCTGCGTCAACTGGCGGCGCATGAAGTCGGCCACACGCTGGGGCTGGGGCATAACTACATCGCCTCCGCGCATGACCGCGCTTCTGTGATGGACTACCCGCATCCCTGGGTCACGCTCAAGAACGGCCAGCCGGACCTGAGCGATGCCTACGCGAAGGGCATCGGGGAGTGGGATAAGGTGGCGATCACCTGGGGCTATTCCCAGTTCAATCCGGGTACCGACGAGAAGAAGGCGCTGAACGGCATTATCGATGCAGCGCGCCAGCGTGGTTTGACATTCCTGACGGACCAGGACGCGCGGCCCGCCGGCAGCGCGCATCCTGAGACGCATCTATGGGATAGCGGCGCCAACGCGGTGGATGAACTGAACCGCTGGATGGGCGTTCGGGCAGCCGCGCTCGCCCGGTTCGGAGAGAACAACATTCGCACCGGTGCTCCGCTGGCGCTGCTGGAGGATGTGCTCGTTCCGCTGTACCTGTCCCACCGCTACCAGGTGGAGGCGGCTGTGAAGTCGGTGGCCGGTCTCCGCTATTCCTATACGCTTCGGGGGGATGGCCAGACGCCCACGCAGATCGTAGCCGCGGCGGAACAGCGCCGGGCGCTGGAGGCCGTGCTCGCCACGATCCAGCCGGAGGTCCTCACCCTGCCCGAAGCAGTGATCAAGCTGATTCCGCCACGGCCGGCGGGCTTCGACAGGACTCGTGAGTTGTTCCGGCACCGCACAGGGCTGACGTTCGATCCCGTGGCTGCCGCCGAGTCGGCGGCTGACATGACGATCGATCTGGTGGTGAATCCGCAACGGGCCGCGCGGCTGGTGGAATACCATGCCCGCGATGCGGCCCTGCCGGGTTTGGCTGAGGTACTCGACCGGCTGTTCGCGGTCACGTGGAAGGTCCCGGAAAAGCCGGGTCTCGCCGGCGAAGTGCAACATGCCGTGCAGTACGTCGCGCTGCGGAATGTGATGAACCTGGCGGTGGACGACGAGGCGTCCGGCCAGGTGCGCGCCGTCACCCTGTTGGAGATCAGGAAGTTGAAGAACTGGTTGAGAGCCAGGCCGGGTAGCGCCAATGCGGCGTTCGGGCTTTCGGAGATCGCCGCGTTTGAGAAGGATCCGAAGCAGATGAAGCTGCCCAAAGCGCCGGAACCGCCGCCGGGCATGCCGATTGGGATGGCGGCCCTATCCTGCGATTGGGAATAG
- a CDS encoding Gfo/Idh/MocA family protein, which produces MSKLKVAVIGAGFMGKTHVENLRRLGFVEVAAVAGITQEEADRFAAAHYIPRATGNYQELLADPEIVGVHVCTPNALHAPVAKDALAAGKHVLCEKPLAMSAKEAKEMLDLAEKKKLCHATNHNLRYYPAVQQARAMIANGDLGEIRIVQGTYSQDWLLYDTDFNWRILRKHNGPLRTMGDIGSHWMDMIQHVTGLSITAICADLKIIHKTRKQPKVAIETFAGKTLTPEDYNEVKIDTEDFGMAMLHLGENCRGAYTVSQVSAGCKNRFEWLIAGSKASISWNQEKPDELWIGERNEPNRLLLKDGSLYYPKAASYADYPGGHSEGYDDAHKQLYKRFWSRVMDRSLPIEYPTFADGLRGMQLLEAVIESNKKKAWVKCGPAKGKK; this is translated from the coding sequence ATGAGCAAACTCAAAGTCGCAGTCATTGGCGCCGGCTTCATGGGCAAGACCCACGTGGAGAACCTGCGCCGTTTGGGGTTCGTCGAGGTGGCGGCCGTGGCCGGGATCACCCAGGAGGAAGCGGACCGCTTCGCAGCCGCCCACTACATCCCGCGAGCCACCGGCAACTACCAGGAACTGCTGGCCGACCCGGAAATCGTCGGCGTTCACGTGTGTACGCCCAACGCCCTGCATGCGCCCGTCGCCAAGGATGCCCTCGCCGCCGGCAAGCATGTGTTGTGCGAGAAGCCGCTGGCGATGTCCGCCAAGGAAGCCAAGGAAATGCTGGACCTGGCCGAGAAGAAGAAGCTCTGCCACGCCACCAATCATAACCTGCGCTACTACCCGGCCGTCCAGCAGGCGCGCGCCATGATCGCCAACGGCGACCTGGGCGAGATCCGCATCGTGCAGGGCACCTACTCGCAGGACTGGCTCCTCTACGACACCGACTTCAACTGGCGCATTCTCCGCAAGCACAACGGCCCGCTGCGCACCATGGGCGACATCGGCTCGCACTGGATGGATATGATCCAGCACGTCACCGGCCTGTCCATCACCGCCATTTGTGCCGACCTCAAGATCATCCACAAGACCCGCAAGCAGCCCAAGGTCGCGATCGAGACCTTCGCCGGCAAGACCCTGACTCCGGAAGACTACAACGAAGTCAAGATCGACACGGAAGACTTCGGCATGGCGATGCTGCACCTGGGCGAGAACTGCCGCGGCGCGTACACCGTCAGCCAGGTGTCCGCCGGTTGCAAGAATCGCTTTGAATGGTTGATTGCGGGGTCCAAGGCCAGCATCAGCTGGAACCAGGAGAAGCCCGACGAACTCTGGATCGGCGAGCGCAACGAACCCAATCGCCTGCTGCTGAAGGACGGCAGCCTGTACTACCCGAAGGCTGCCAGCTATGCCGACTACCCCGGCGGGCACAGCGAAGGCTACGACGATGCCCACAAGCAGCTTTACAAGCGCTTCTGGTCGCGCGTGATGGACCGCAGCCTGCCCATCGAATACCCCACCTTTGCCGACGGTCTACGCGGCATGCAACTACTCGAGGCCGTGATCGAAAGCAACAAGAAGAAGGCGTGGGTGAAGTGCGGGCCCGCCAAGGGCAAAAAGTAG
- a CDS encoding ECF-type sigma factor produces the protein MQEVKTAELTQLLHEWREGDQQALHRLVPLIYPELKRIAHAHLKREFGHKPLSTTELVSELYLRLATGNSPEWDSRTHFYSIAARLTRQILVDSAREQRAQKRGSGVQPVSLEEAKELAGGRSPDVLAIHEALSQLAQFDERKAQILELRYFGGLEAAQISAVLDLSESTIAREIRAAKAWLRSYLAQ, from the coding sequence ATGCAAGAAGTCAAGACAGCGGAACTCACTCAACTGCTGCACGAATGGCGCGAAGGCGATCAGCAGGCGCTGCACCGTCTGGTGCCGCTCATCTACCCTGAACTGAAGCGCATCGCCCACGCCCACCTGAAACGTGAATTCGGTCACAAGCCGCTGAGCACCACGGAGTTGGTGAGCGAACTCTACCTGCGCCTGGCGACGGGGAATTCTCCGGAATGGGACAGTCGAACCCATTTCTATTCGATTGCCGCCCGGCTGACGCGCCAGATTCTGGTGGACTCCGCGCGCGAGCAGCGGGCCCAGAAGCGGGGCTCCGGTGTGCAACCGGTTTCTTTGGAAGAAGCTAAGGAACTGGCCGGCGGCCGGTCGCCGGACGTTCTGGCCATTCATGAGGCGCTGAGCCAGTTGGCGCAATTCGACGAACGGAAGGCGCAGATCCTGGAGCTGCGGTACTTCGGAGGGCTCGAGGCCGCCCAGATTTCGGCGGTTCTTGATCTGTCCGAGTCGACCATCGCGCGGGAGATCCGGGCCGCTAAGGCCTGGTTGCGCTCTTACCTCGCCCAATGA
- a CDS encoding serine/threonine protein kinase translates to MTAERWRRIEQLFHEALELPAEQRDAWLDAHCEDAGLRQEVVSMLAQDESGETNLRASIAEAAESAVELAAAVEPGMRIGAYRVERLLGRGGMGSVYLATRADDQYEKRVAIKLLRVGVSGIEAHTLFLRERQILAQLDHPYVARLLDGGTLENGQPYLVLDYIEGQPLLEWCEQRKSPLRTRLALFVKVCEGVAYAHQNLIVHRDLKPQNILVNTEGEPKLLDFGIAKLLTTDWSEQTQVPAGLMTPQYASPEQLTGAPITTATDVYSLGAILYELVSGERPYETEGLSMTELVRRIVDLPVHPPKGKIPSDLKNIVLHCLDKEPGRRYGSADQLAADLRRYLRGDAVLARGDSVLYRAGKFVRRHWVGVAASAAIVGSLALVAIQADRNAREQARLREISENRFQQVRQLANRFLFDFHDAIQYLPGSTPARRLVVKTALEYLDALAANHSSDPKLLSELSTAYERVGDSQGNSYVPNIGDIDGAERSYRRAMELRSHLPVETPQDLHDLVLIHLKFGDMYDMRGKTQQARGEYESALKLATETKMAGRPVTVARLRCHMRLGDLDEKSNRAADALHHYQSGRDNMLALIAEKPDTRSRAELSLAYYKMGRMLSFTGDIPASMDARRKGIQQAAAASAEDPSNQVYKRYEFLNHLGLSDNLSTPRAGKLRNLDEAFVHMQKARVIIEAVAEADPTNLQAQVDVGVIWNYIGGWHEDKLQWPKAVEAFRHSVAITDALAKKNPASRQYRTHSANNHKRLGAALAEIPQLELSLKEIRWALEQYNALAAEDPKDKDLRVSQLEAWRDIGEVLRLMGRPLEGIEPNRTAIQMLKDLIVDDPTNKNWPDHLSPIYQQLAKCHADAIPKISTPGEQTTHWRLALENWKLAASSGGPEATRPEIQKGVEAAESALQKLR, encoded by the coding sequence ATGACCGCCGAACGTTGGCGCCGCATCGAACAGCTTTTCCACGAAGCGCTGGAACTGCCGGCCGAGCAACGGGATGCCTGGTTGGACGCGCACTGCGAGGATGCCGGCCTGCGCCAGGAAGTGGTCAGCATGCTGGCCCAGGATGAGAGCGGCGAAACCAATCTGCGGGCGTCGATTGCCGAAGCGGCGGAGTCGGCCGTGGAGCTGGCCGCGGCCGTCGAGCCCGGAATGCGGATCGGCGCTTATCGCGTCGAGCGGCTGCTGGGCCGCGGCGGCATGGGGTCGGTTTACCTGGCTACGCGAGCCGACGACCAATACGAAAAGCGGGTCGCCATCAAGCTGCTGCGGGTCGGAGTCTCGGGCATCGAGGCCCACACGCTGTTCCTGCGGGAGCGGCAGATTCTCGCTCAATTGGACCATCCTTACGTCGCGCGGCTATTGGATGGGGGTACGCTGGAGAACGGCCAGCCCTATCTCGTCCTGGACTACATCGAGGGCCAGCCGCTGCTGGAATGGTGCGAGCAGCGGAAGTCGCCCTTGCGGACCCGTCTGGCCCTCTTCGTAAAGGTCTGTGAAGGCGTGGCTTACGCCCACCAGAACCTGATCGTCCACCGTGACCTGAAGCCCCAGAACATCCTGGTGAATACGGAGGGCGAGCCCAAGCTGCTGGACTTCGGCATCGCCAAGCTGCTCACCACCGATTGGTCGGAACAGACCCAGGTTCCGGCCGGACTGATGACGCCGCAGTACGCCAGTCCGGAGCAGTTGACCGGCGCGCCGATCACCACGGCCACGGACGTTTACTCCCTCGGCGCGATTCTGTACGAACTGGTCTCTGGTGAGCGGCCGTACGAAACCGAAGGGCTTTCGATGACGGAGCTGGTAAGGCGCATCGTCGACCTGCCCGTCCATCCGCCCAAGGGCAAAATCCCGTCGGACCTGAAGAATATCGTCCTGCACTGCCTGGACAAGGAACCCGGCCGCCGCTATGGTTCGGCCGACCAGTTGGCGGCGGATCTGCGGCGATATCTGCGGGGTGATGCGGTGCTGGCGCGCGGCGACTCAGTACTGTACCGGGCCGGCAAGTTTGTCCGGCGCCATTGGGTGGGCGTAGCCGCCTCGGCCGCCATTGTCGGCAGTCTCGCGCTGGTGGCGATCCAGGCCGACCGCAACGCCCGGGAACAGGCCCGCCTGCGCGAGATTTCCGAGAATCGCTTCCAGCAGGTCCGCCAGTTGGCGAACCGCTTTCTGTTCGATTTCCACGACGCCATCCAGTATCTGCCCGGCTCGACGCCCGCCCGCCGGCTGGTCGTCAAAACGGCCCTGGAATACCTGGATGCCCTGGCCGCCAACCATTCCTCCGATCCCAAGTTGTTGAGCGAATTGAGCACCGCCTACGAGCGGGTAGGCGATTCGCAGGGGAACTCGTATGTGCCCAACATAGGCGACATCGACGGAGCGGAGCGCAGCTACCGCCGGGCGATGGAACTCCGGTCGCACCTGCCTGTTGAGACACCCCAGGATCTCCATGATCTTGTCCTGATCCACCTGAAGTTCGGTGATATGTACGACATGCGGGGCAAGACCCAGCAGGCGAGGGGAGAGTACGAGTCCGCCCTGAAGCTGGCCACCGAGACGAAGATGGCTGGCCGGCCGGTCACGGTGGCCAGACTCCGCTGCCATATGCGCCTGGGCGACCTGGATGAGAAGTCGAACCGTGCCGCGGACGCGCTGCACCACTACCAGTCTGGCCGCGACAACATGTTGGCTTTGATTGCGGAAAAACCGGATACGCGCAGCCGCGCCGAACTGAGCCTCGCCTACTACAAGATGGGCCGCATGCTCTCGTTCACGGGCGACATTCCCGCGTCGATGGACGCGAGGCGCAAGGGGATCCAGCAGGCCGCGGCCGCCAGCGCCGAGGATCCATCGAATCAGGTGTATAAGCGTTATGAATTCCTCAACCACCTGGGGCTGAGCGACAATCTCTCGACGCCGCGCGCCGGCAAGCTCCGCAACCTGGATGAAGCCTTCGTTCACATGCAGAAGGCGCGCGTGATCATCGAGGCGGTGGCGGAGGCCGATCCGACCAACCTGCAGGCGCAGGTGGATGTCGGCGTGATCTGGAACTACATCGGCGGCTGGCATGAGGACAAGCTGCAGTGGCCGAAGGCGGTGGAGGCGTTCCGCCATTCCGTGGCCATCACCGACGCCCTGGCGAAGAAGAATCCGGCCAGCCGGCAGTACCGCACGCACAGCGCGAACAACCACAAACGGCTGGGCGCCGCCCTGGCGGAAATTCCCCAATTGGAGCTGAGCCTAAAGGAGATCCGGTGGGCCCTGGAGCAGTATAACGCCCTGGCCGCCGAAGATCCCAAGGACAAAGATCTGCGTGTTTCGCAGTTGGAGGCGTGGCGCGACATCGGCGAAGTCCTGCGGTTGATGGGGCGTCCCCTGGAAGGGATCGAACCCAACCGGACCGCCATCCAGATGTTGAAGGACCTGATTGTGGACGATCCGACCAACAAGAACTGGCCTGATCATTTGTCGCCGATTTATCAGCAATTGGCGAAATGCCACGCCGACGCAATCCCGAAAATTTCCACGCCGGGCGAACAAACCACGCATTGGCGCCTGGCTCTGGAGAACTGGAAATTGGCCGCGTCCTCCGGTGGGCCCGAGGCCACCAGGCCTGAGATCCAAAAGGGCGTGGAGGCGGCCGAATCGGCCTTACAGAAGCTCAGGTAA
- a CDS encoding DUF1800 family protein has protein sequence MGTTRTLTAYVPLSPATIKWSINGVVGGNSTYGTITATGVYTAPAVPPAANLITVAATSTAYPAIVGSAQLTITYAQPYIWSSSPSKFAAGPVSLTLNGAAFMPGTTATINNQPMTATYFSPTKLVVTGNVPVSMVGTVQLRVSQPAPGAVTSDPLNLTVTLSSVTVSVSPSSASVGLNATQTFTATVGGTANTAVTWSATAGTISSSGVYTAPSSLPNPAVATVKATSVADPLVSASASITLTQPVTSVTVSPSSASVQTGATRQFTATVANNANQMVTWTVNNIAGGNSTVGTISSTGLYTAPAVVPSPAAVTVKASSVAVPAATASATVTVTVPATSVTLTPSSASVQSGTTRQFTAVVNNNANQAVTWTVNNVAGGNATVGTISTAGLYTAPANVPNPSAVTVKATSVAVTTASASATVTITVVVPPVNLTTARFLEQAAFGPSAVDSQAVSTLGINAWLAQQLSLPETTIPVTGDVNQDRSQFLWRMVHAPDQLRQRMINALAKIIVLSTNKNIYSNEIAPYWQILSRNAFGNYRQLLWDITVSPQMGKYLDLANSTKPGVGGGANENYPREIMQLFSIGLMQLNLDGSTKLDGQGNPIPTYDQATVSQTARALTGWTYPTAPGAQPQATNWENFSAASMETREQNHDTTAKTLVGGCAIPAGLTVTAETNAALDCIFQHPNVGPFVATRLIRDMVTSNPSPAYIQRVAQVFNDNGAGVRGDLKAVVLAILTDSEARQDVATPTQGRLKDPHFQFAEFVRSLNGSVSQTNTFSYMFVDQSMSPLGPPSVFGFYPMLYRIPKSPLFGPEFQIYGPTESLVRANFFFFILTGQMGSEVTVNLTPFQNAASDIPTLIETVNNTLLYGRMPQSMKTSLATAIAAMPDNNQRVLTALYLTALSGQFAVQY, from the coding sequence GTGGGCACCACGCGGACTCTTACCGCTTATGTGCCGCTGTCCCCGGCGACCATAAAATGGTCGATCAACGGAGTCGTGGGCGGCAACAGCACCTACGGCACGATTACCGCGACGGGCGTCTACACCGCACCCGCCGTGCCGCCCGCCGCGAACCTGATCACGGTGGCGGCCACCAGCACCGCCTATCCCGCGATTGTGGGCTCCGCCCAACTGACCATCACGTATGCGCAGCCTTACATCTGGAGCAGCAGCCCCTCGAAATTCGCGGCCGGCCCGGTTTCGCTCACGTTGAACGGTGCGGCCTTCATGCCGGGTACCACAGCCACCATCAACAATCAGCCGATGACGGCGACGTATTTCTCGCCGACCAAGTTGGTGGTCACCGGCAACGTTCCAGTCTCGATGGTAGGCACCGTGCAACTACGCGTCTCCCAACCGGCGCCGGGCGCCGTGACCAGCGATCCCCTGAATCTGACCGTGACGCTCTCCAGTGTGACGGTATCCGTCTCGCCCTCCAGTGCCAGTGTGGGTTTGAATGCTACGCAAACCTTCACCGCGACTGTCGGCGGCACCGCCAATACGGCGGTCACCTGGAGCGCGACGGCGGGCACGATTTCGTCGAGCGGAGTCTACACCGCGCCCTCCTCGCTGCCCAATCCGGCCGTCGCCACCGTAAAGGCGACTAGCGTAGCCGACCCGCTGGTGTCGGCTTCCGCTTCCATCACCCTCACGCAGCCAGTGACCAGTGTGACGGTCTCTCCGTCCTCGGCCAGTGTCCAGACGGGCGCCACGCGGCAGTTCACCGCCACTGTCGCGAACAACGCAAATCAGATGGTCACCTGGACGGTGAACAACATCGCGGGTGGCAACTCGACGGTGGGCACGATCTCGTCCACGGGGCTCTACACTGCTCCCGCCGTGGTCCCCAGCCCCGCCGCGGTCACGGTTAAGGCGTCCAGTGTGGCTGTACCCGCGGCTACGGCGAGTGCGACGGTGACGGTCACCGTACCGGCCACCAGCGTCACGCTGACGCCGTCCAGCGCCAGCGTGCAGTCTGGCACCACGCGCCAGTTCACGGCTGTCGTCAACAACAACGCGAATCAGGCCGTTACGTGGACTGTGAACAATGTGGCGGGCGGCAATGCCACGGTTGGCACGATTTCGACGGCCGGACTCTACACAGCGCCGGCGAACGTGCCGAACCCGTCGGCCGTGACTGTGAAGGCGACCAGTGTTGCCGTGACTACGGCCTCGGCTAGTGCGACGGTGACGATCACAGTGGTCGTGCCTCCGGTGAACCTGACGACGGCGCGGTTCCTGGAGCAGGCCGCCTTCGGACCCTCCGCCGTGGATAGCCAGGCGGTCTCCACGCTCGGCATCAATGCCTGGCTCGCGCAGCAACTGTCGCTGCCGGAGACGACGATTCCGGTCACGGGCGATGTGAATCAGGATCGTTCGCAGTTTTTGTGGCGCATGGTGCATGCCCCCGACCAGTTGCGTCAACGCATGATCAACGCCCTGGCGAAGATCATCGTGCTGTCGACGAACAAGAACATCTACTCCAACGAGATCGCGCCCTACTGGCAGATCCTCAGCCGGAACGCTTTCGGGAACTACCGGCAGCTGCTTTGGGACATCACGGTGAGTCCTCAGATGGGCAAGTACCTGGATCTCGCCAACTCCACCAAACCGGGCGTCGGCGGCGGCGCCAATGAGAACTATCCACGCGAGATCATGCAGTTGTTCAGCATCGGCCTGATGCAACTGAACCTGGATGGCTCGACGAAGCTGGATGGCCAGGGGAATCCGATCCCGACCTACGACCAGGCGACGGTTTCCCAGACCGCCCGGGCCCTGACCGGCTGGACGTATCCCACCGCGCCCGGCGCGCAGCCCCAGGCCACCAACTGGGAGAACTTCTCCGCGGCATCGATGGAGACCCGCGAGCAGAACCACGACACCACAGCCAAGACCTTGGTCGGCGGCTGCGCTATCCCAGCGGGGTTGACCGTCACAGCGGAGACCAACGCGGCGCTGGACTGCATCTTTCAGCATCCGAACGTGGGGCCGTTTGTCGCCACCCGCCTGATCCGGGACATGGTGACGAGCAATCCCAGTCCTGCCTACATCCAACGCGTCGCGCAGGTGTTCAACGACAACGGCGCCGGCGTGCGGGGCGACCTGAAGGCAGTAGTGCTGGCGATCCTGACCGATAGCGAGGCGCGCCAGGACGTGGCCACGCCCACCCAGGGGCGGTTGAAGGATCCGCACTTCCAGTTCGCCGAGTTTGTGCGCAGTTTGAACGGCAGCGTGTCGCAAACCAACACATTCAGCTACATGTTCGTCGACCAGAGCATGAGTCCGCTGGGGCCGCCTTCGGTCTTCGGCTTCTACCCCATGCTCTACCGCATACCCAAGTCGCCGCTGTTCGGGCCGGAGTTCCAGATCTATGGCCCCACGGAATCGCTGGTGCGCGCCAACTTCTTCTTCTTCATCCTCACCGGCCAGATGGGGTCGGAGGTGACCGTCAACCTGACGCCGTTCCAGAACGCCGCCAGCGACATCCCCACGCTGATTGAGACTGTGAACAACACGCTGCTCTATGGGCGCATGCCGCAGTCGATGAAAACGAGCCTGGCGACCGCGATTGCGGCCATGCCGGACAACAACCAGAGGGTGCTCACCGCGCTCTATCTCACCGCCCTCAGCGGGCAGTTTGCCGTGCAGTACTGA
- a CDS encoding DUF1501 domain-containing protein has translation MKENTKPSRRNFLRLSTGGAISAAGLARFGLMNAYAQQATDYKALVCVFLFGGNDGHNTVVPQVSSEYNAYKSIRGSLALPGTDAKLLAVTAKNGTPYALSDGLAGVHPFWGQQKLAVVANVGNLVQPTTRTQYLGNAVPLPSNLFSHSDQVLQMQTATPSGSGGTGWAGRVADSVTAMNGAATFPVSISMSGPQLFCAGNAVQSASFIPGFDMEPYGMNIWPSTAAAARLQGLQEVISMDSGLAVVQAANKVRQDAMALSAMLKSASSTSPIATVFPGTQLGDQLKEVAKVIKLRTQTGLKRQVFFCSLGGFDTHGSQSWQHWDLLKQLSAAMNAFYLATQELGVADQVTTFTESEFGRTLQPSGQGSDHGWGSHHLVLGGAVQGGDLYGQFPVMALGGPNDSGSRGALLPSTSLDQYGATLARWFGLDDPSLNVVFPNLKNFQTRNLGFLG, from the coding sequence ATGAAAGAAAATACGAAACCCTCACGGCGGAACTTCCTGCGCCTCTCCACCGGCGGCGCCATCTCGGCGGCCGGCCTGGCCCGCTTCGGCCTGATGAACGCCTATGCGCAGCAGGCAACCGACTACAAGGCCCTGGTGTGTGTCTTCCTGTTCGGCGGCAATGACGGACACAACACGGTGGTGCCCCAGGTGTCGTCGGAGTACAACGCCTACAAGTCGATTCGCGGCTCGCTGGCGCTGCCCGGCACGGATGCGAAGCTGCTGGCGGTGACGGCCAAGAACGGCACGCCCTATGCGCTCAGCGACGGACTGGCCGGAGTGCATCCCTTCTGGGGTCAGCAGAAACTGGCGGTGGTGGCCAACGTCGGCAACCTGGTGCAGCCCACCACGCGAACCCAGTACCTGGGGAATGCGGTGCCGCTGCCCTCCAACCTGTTCTCGCACTCGGACCAGGTGCTGCAGATGCAGACCGCCACGCCGAGCGGCTCAGGTGGAACCGGCTGGGCCGGACGGGTGGCGGACTCCGTCACGGCCATGAACGGCGCGGCGACCTTCCCTGTCTCCATCTCCATGTCCGGGCCGCAACTGTTCTGTGCCGGCAATGCGGTGCAATCGGCCAGCTTCATTCCAGGCTTCGATATGGAGCCTTACGGCATGAACATCTGGCCCTCCACGGCAGCGGCTGCCCGGTTGCAGGGCCTGCAGGAGGTGATCAGCATGGATAGTGGCTTGGCCGTGGTCCAGGCCGCCAACAAGGTCCGGCAGGACGCCATGGCTCTCTCGGCGATGTTGAAGAGCGCCTCCAGCACGAGCCCGATCGCTACCGTGTTTCCCGGCACGCAGCTCGGCGACCAGTTGAAGGAAGTCGCCAAGGTCATCAAGTTGCGGACGCAGACCGGCCTGAAGCGGCAGGTGTTCTTCTGCTCCCTGGGCGGGTTCGACACGCATGGCTCGCAGAGCTGGCAGCACTGGGACCTGCTCAAGCAACTCAGCGCGGCGATGAATGCGTTCTACCTCGCGACGCAGGAACTGGGTGTAGCTGACCAGGTGACGACCTTCACCGAGTCGGAGTTCGGGCGTACGCTGCAGCCCAGCGGGCAGGGCAGCGATCACGGCTGGGGCAGCCACCACCTGGTGCTAGGCGGCGCAGTGCAGGGCGGCGACCTGTATGGGCAATTCCCGGTGATGGCGCTGGGTGGTCCGAACGACTCGGGCTCGCGCGGCGCACTGTTGCCCAGCACCTCGCTGGATCAGTACGGCGCCACGCTGGCACGCTGGTTCGGACTCGACGATCCCTCCCTCAATGTGGTCTTCCCCAACCTGAAGAACTTCCAGACGCGCAACCTCGGCTTCCTCGGATAG